In one Rutidosis leptorrhynchoides isolate AG116_Rl617_1_P2 chromosome 8, CSIRO_AGI_Rlap_v1, whole genome shotgun sequence genomic region, the following are encoded:
- the LOC139864222 gene encoding uncharacterized protein, with translation MALIGKWWWRFLSKPSTLWVKVISSIYGSSGGLSLNGSSQVDYFKSIWNDIIKCGWDIEKANIPFRKFFVKDIGDGASTSFWNDVWIGEVALKDRFKRLARLEINLEATVQDRLQYDGSKCIGVWS, from the coding sequence ATGGCTTTGATtggtaagtggtggtggaggttcttaTCCAAGCCCAGCACTTTGTGGGTCAAAGTCATTTCGAGCATATACGGGTCATCAGGGGGACTTTCACTAAATGGGTCATCTCAAGTTGACTACTTCAAATCAATTTGGAATGATATCATTAAGTGTGGGTGGGATATTGAAAAAGCTAACATTCCTTTTAGGAAATTTTTTGTCAAAGATATAGGTGATGGGGCTTCCACTTCATTTTGGAATGATGTTTGGATTGGTGAGGTGGCATTGAAAGATAGATTTAAGAGGTTAGCAAGACTTGAGATCAACTTAGAGGCGACGGTTCAAGATCGATTACAATATGATGGTTCGAAATGCATCGGTGTTTGGTCATGA